GCCCCCTTTGCTCGGCCCTTTCGCCACCTGAGCCGACATGGACCTGTGAGACAGCAGGACCGACCTGGACCAATTAACCAGACAGGTGagagatgaaatattttaattgacgCAGTTGCTTGAGCTTTTGTGTCACCTGCGAGGAACGCGCCTTAAGATGGAGGCGTGTGGGTGCGACGCGTCGTCGTCTctttaatatattatgctaAATATATTATGTGCTAATTCACAAACGGCTGGAATTGAAAGTGATTGCCATTAATTAGGCGCAAATTGTTGGTGAATATAATTTGGGCAGAGAGACGCTGTTTTAAAATCGCATGATTGTGGGAGTTTTGCTTTagtcctttaaattttttaaatggatctGCGCGGAGAGAGCTGTGTGCACCGTGCAGATTGGAACAAAAGCAgggaaaagcaataaaagttCCAACTTAATGGACTTGTTTTTATGGTCTTGAAGCAGTCCGACGTTTAACTTCCTTATTTATGCAATTAAAACGGCAAAATTTATgctgatataatttttatttatttatttatttcacagatCTTTCAGTAAATGATGCAGGGCAGCAGGAATACGACACCGCGGCCGCCCCCGCGCAGGGGGCCTGGCCGCGCCTTCTCTACCTCGGATGGCGACCAGAGTCCGCGAGCGCCCTCTGACCGCACAGTGTCCGAGTACATGATCGCCAATGAGCGACTGGGTGTCCGAGAACCCCAGCCGTCCACCTCCaggggcgggggcggcggctaCAGGGACAACAATTCCGACATTTACGTCCAGCAGGGAACATACAAGTCTCCTTCAGAGTTTAGgtacaaattcattttctaattaaaacattatttgatgattttcaatatttaaaaaatagaaatgtttGCTTTGCACACTATCCCGAATTAAATAagatgaaaaaacaaataaaaatagtttttgaaatgtttccatctataaattttccatttcttgtttttaaacttCTATTATTTAAAGTAGCGACGCCTGGAATGATTGAAATACCCATTTTACTGGAGtttgcaaagcaaaaataattacaaaataaaaatactaattatttaattcactttatgatttgatttttgcgtTTGCAGTCGAGCGTCGTACCCGAGGTCGGAGGCAGTGTCGGTGAAAAGCAAGATTTCGCGCAAAGGAGGCGCAATCGTGGAGACAGTGTCGGCGCCGAGCCCCTTCTGCCCAGACACGCGCGGCATCTGCTGCTTGATGCTGCTTCTCAATCTAGGGATCATGCTCATTTGCCTGGGATTCATCATCGTTATCCAGTTCTACGACCCCTTAATTATCTGGTAAACCTACccaaaattccttttttaacaatttatcttcctttttttattattattattttcaagcatGCATAAATTAAGATTCAAATTTCCTGTATCAAATTAcgagaataaaaatatgatttcagGATTCTGGGTATCATATTCCTGGTGTTCGGCTTCGTGACCCTGATCGGCAGTCTGATCTACTGCGTTTACGTGTGTCGCGACGCCAAAGATCCGCGCGAGTTCGACTTGAACGAGTTCTACTGGACCAACAGGTGGCGAGCAAAGGTCGGCTCGGCGCCACCCTCCGAAATCCACTACCGCAGCGAGCAAATGTACTCGGACGAGGACCGCTCAGGAATCAGCAAGTTCAGTTCCAGCAGGCGCTCAGACAGATActaaaattctaaaagcaataataatccGCCGCATCAAAATCTGTGCCACATTATATAATACACCCTAAAAGGTGCTGCAATCCTCTTCGAAaatctttgcatttttttagcagACTACCCAACACTGTGTTCGTGCAAACAGTAAACAAAAGAGTTAGATTTTTGCtactaaaaaataacaactgtGATAACATAAATACCTATGTAActttccattaaaattttttatttttaaaatttttacatgcGAGTATTTCCAGAGTACAGATCGACGAGGTTGTAAGATttttagttaataaataaataaatagtacGTATGTTATATTGTCATTCAACTTTACGTAATACACATTTTAACACCAtgttaaaacaataaaattatactcTGACTTAAACTTACGACACTCTTGTTTTTGATTCAATATTAACTAATGTCCATTAGCACGTCGGTGAAGTGGCTCAAAAAGGACTCGGAGTTGGCCCGGTGGGGGCTGCTGTCCTGGCTGCTGCATTGCGACCACTGTTCGTCGTCCTCTTCGTCCTCTTCCTGGTAGCTCGAGTCCTGAATGTGTTGATCCTGGTGCCGAGCTGAGCCGGTAATTGCTCTTGGAAACGAGTATGGCCACGTCTGCAAATAgggaaataattcattaaaaatggtatttcATAAACATATCGTTCGATCATCGTGATACTTTTATGcgaaaatactttttgtgGCAAAGTTacagttgaattattttgctgattGGATATTCAGGATgattcctacagtaaaaattcacattttgccatttttctccaaaatttagagtgcttgaacatattttcttggcatattccgattcctctcgtcgagatctgtccaacggtgtatgccacttattggggaaactcttggttttgaaattaaatcggatttcaagtaaggagacagcccttaccatttgaaaagcacggtaactttccagccgatttcctcaaaaaattacagtgcttttcttaggtcaatttaggctttaactgaattctaagagacgagtttatgcattggcaacaagcattttccaggcttttgcagtatcatttatttccaaaaaaataaagtatttttttcatttcatcattCCCTATTTTTTACACGAAGTCCTGCGTAGCTGCGTATATATACCATAAAAATGAGGACTTTTTTGGGATTTCCTGCTGAGAGTGCTGCTCTTTAGCCGCGTTTCAAGATATATTTACATATGTTCATTTTAGTGACGTGCCGCACACAAAAGAGCAATAAAGTCTGGGGAAAGATGTGTCGAGAGCGATTAAAAGGCACGAAATTATAACGCGCGCACCCTGTAGGGCTGCGCGTCTCTAGTGCGTCGTCGTGTAAACAAGATAATAAACAGAGGATAAGAGGAATCTTTGCAGCTGGACCGACCGTGCGAGCACCAGCGCAAGAGAACAAAGCCCAATTAATTACGCGCGCTCTCGCTGGGAAGTGCTGTTTATTATTCAGAGAGAAGACACACTAATTTTATTAGTATGATagtctttttctctctcgacATGCGTGCATATGCTCTATTATATATAcacgcgtgtgtgtgagtgtgtatttTGTTGGAGAGCGGAAAATGAGACGTCCGACGAGAgcgaacaaattatttttaggctcTTGTGATTGGGAACATTTGGCTTTTGACGCCTCGCACTCAACTGTATGTGTGCATATTTTTCGGAGCTTAGCAAAAATTAGCAGGAAATTCGGTTCTCACTcttattttgattcaatttcagTGCGAAATTCAGCCGAAAATTTAGGAGGGATATTGTTAAGAAAAGggtaagaaaatattaaaaaatgagtacatcttttaaaagtttttaaccTTTGACTGCTTTACGTTAACGTTGTTTTTTTTACCAGCGCTGTCCAGGATTGTgcgatttagaaaattttcggTCAAAACTTTCGGTTTAGTTGGGTTTAGCAGAAGAGTCGATTTTTACTTGATGCACTGGtcttcgaaaattttaaaaatcataattttgtgaTTTGCAACAAAAGATCCTGTCATGGTTGCCTTTTAAATCGACTATATTATATTCTAAAATTGGTATTCAATCTGTAGAACACacgattaattgaattcctcGATCATTATAATTACTGTATCAATTAATTAGTAAGTTCCGGTAAGttcaaatgaagaaaaaagaaaaaaatcgctctCCTGGCTGCGCAGAAGTAATTTCAGTATAGAGATGATTGTGTaaaagctttgaaaataaaagtaatcTTGCACGTCCTTGCATTagagagtaaatttaattatataataattatgcttttattatttcggcCTCTCATTGTCAGGCCACAACATGAGTACTTTACTTTAttgttcgatttttttactttaaattatcATGCGTTtcaataacatttaaattattttccagaagCATATGTGCCTCCTTTGCACTGCATTTCATCGCAATTTAAAGCAGGCCGAATGGAGtctcatttaaaatatcttgcCTTTCAATTTAGCGCATTACCAAGTTTCGATATAAACGTCTGCTACTGCGTATGCAATTTCAATTCTCCCCTTATCAGTATCtgatatttatcaaattttaatctcaataACTGATTCATTATTTCACCATcgtaaacattttttggcaATTACTGACTCTTAATATTACTCTAACCAACCTCCTGTCAACTGAAACACTTTAAAAGAAGATATGAGAGCTCTAAATTTGTAAAAGGGAGCACGTACACATTCAAAGAAAAAGACAATCccgcaaacataaaaaaataaccgacttaaatataattccaataaagaggaatgatactgctaaagcctggaaaatgcttgttgccaatgcatgaactactcatcccttaggattcagttaaagcctaaattgaccaaagaagcactgtaattttttaagaaaattggctggaaagttattgtgcttttcaaatggtaatggctgtctccttacttgaaatccgattttatttcaaaaccaagagtttccccaataagtggcatacacaattggacagatctcgacgagaggaatcggaatatgccaagaaaatatgttcaagcgctgtacattttggagaaaattggcaaaattttaattcctattGAAGAAaagtcctttttattattgcaaattgttgaaaaaattgtttatcgatcaattgttcatggcattaaacaatttaaataattttcaattgttgcccagtatcattccactttaaattgttttaaaaaaggggatttgtaaaataaaatcttggtaattggatttttattatgcAACAAATGCTTTGATCACACATTATTTCCCGAacataagttaaaaattaatttttttacatgttAATCccacataattattttaaaataggctAAATAATATACCAGAGTGTTGGGGTGAGGCGCTTCCGAGCTGAGCGCATCGACACCGTTTCCTCCGTCGCAGCCGACGAGGGTCCTGAGGTGCGCAATGTAGGAGGTGGCCAGGCGCAGGGTGTCCAGCTTGGACAGTTTGGTGTCCGGCGGCACCCACGGCAGCGTGGTCTTCAGTCTGCAAAACGCCTTGGACAAGACGCGCATTCGCGCCCGTTCTCTCGCGTTGGCCGCGTTGCGTTGGTGCGGCTTCTCGCCCGGCATGCGTCCCGACGACGACACGAAGCGCACAGACGCCGCTCGTCCCAATGACAGGCACCGCCGACTTCGCCTCGGCATCGGGAGCGAGTGAAGTGAAGCGAAGTGAAGAGTGAGCCGCAAGCAAGGGCTGTATGTTGCAGCAGAGAAGGACGAGCACGGGGTAAAATAACCGCGCCGCGGACGCCTTGTCTCCGCCCCCGACGACGCTAAGTGAGAAACTTGGACATGTGTGCAATGCACTCTCATCTTGCCtaaaatttttgggaaaattgagtttacctcgtaaaagttttattattttctttaaagaggaatgatactggaaaagcctggaaattgcttgttgccaatgcataaactcatcccttaggattcagttaaagcttaaattgacctaaggagcgctgtaattttttgagaaaattggctggaaagttagcgtgtttttcaaatggtaatggctgtctccttacttgaaatccgatttaatttcaaaaccaagagtttccccaataagtggcagacacaattggacagatctcgacgagaggaatcggaatatgccaagaaaatatgttcaagcactgcacattttggagaaaattggcaaaatttgaatttgtaatgtaggaaggtccttttttatttttgcaaattgttgaacaaattgttattaaataagaGGGAAATATGAAGACAAAAAaggatgaataaatttaacaaatagtTTTAAGTCATTTTTCCGAGGTTGTATTTAATTagcttttaattcaatttatttattgaattttcttgaGGTTTTTGTGCGTGTGCCTGTAAAAAATGTTAGTACTCAATACTGAGGTTTTAATTAGCTTATTTTTTTGGtcacaatttcaaaatcagcCACATTTACCTTTTATGagccagatttttatttttaaatcaaaagattgagtcatttttattgagaaaCTTGGGGCTTGACTCTGACAGCTGtttaaagttataaaaatccaattacaaaattaaaaacacacaggcagggaatattttttttttaaattcagaatcACGAAAAGTTGCAACCAGAATGTTCTGgataaaagaatttttcactctttgaaatAGCTTCAAAAAGAGGTGGAATTTTGGgcttgtgaaatttagataaTAGGAAGAGATCGCAGGGAGTTACGAGTGGCGTTTGTTGACAAGATATCGTGACTCGAATTCCTCTATTAGTTTGCTCAGTCAGAAAATGAGTTCAGTCACAcgttcgatttaaaaaattctctacAGCTGATACTGtggcaataattttgtttttaaaacggATTACTATAGAAATCGAAGCCTAATTTCCTCCACAAATTCCATTCATCCcgtgaaatttaaactgatacgttttttatttcaatttcaaaaataaattaaaggaaatttccgaaatttcttAAGATCAACTAACCCTGATAAAGCCAGTAAATTATCGTAATATGTGTGGTGTAAGTCTATATACGACAGTGACACGCGTTGCAAGCAATAAAACACGGAGTCAAGCATGCGGTCCACTGCTGAAACGAAAAAGGTTCGTTTTACTCGAAAATCCTGACGGAATATTATCTACTTGAAAAAGGCAGATGCGCGTTTGCGAAGAGAGCGCGCGCCTATATGCATTTTTGCTAGGGGATATTTTCGGGGGTGGCGgcgaattttttccctttgctGCATGGGATAGAATTTCTCCCTTCTCATGCGTCTTGCGGCATGAACATGTGGCCACGGAAATTTGTCTTTCGCGCCTAATTAACTGTTGCTacagaattaatttgagtAACGATTAACAAGACCAATGTTCTGGTTCCCttgcttgatttatttttttttcatgaggaaaactttaaattttactcaatataaaaattccaaaaaaaattggagatgcaggaattgatttttatcttcattCTCATTACCTTCTCTTTCAGTGtcattgtttgaattttaattattaatttttctgtgaaaaCCAGTGTAAGAAAATTTAACGGGATGACATTATAGTTTGAAATTCTTGCACATCTTGAAAACATTCTTCATCTCAAAAAGCATATTATCTTTACTGATCGCCAGCCACCCTTCTGACACGAGGGACAATTTTTCACCATGCCATAATCCCAAACGTTAATCGTTTTGttaagaaaaagcagcagcgacaCTCACGTTACATCCTCTCTGCGATTTTCTCTCTGTCTGTTTAACCCAGAAGCCGCGTGTGCTTTTTCCCACCCCTTCGCACCCTCTGCGTGGCTGATGGCAATTTGACCTCTCGTGTCCGCGTAGATTCTTTCCCCATAAATAAGAGCTCACATGTGAACAGCATCTTCTTTCCAGTTTTAAcgctaaatttgatttatgaattttatgaGCGTCTGCATTGCTCTTTTagggatattttattttttgtctgctcAGTTCGGGAATCTTCCTAATATTTGTTGTATGTAGTAACAAGTAGATAAATtaggagaaaatatttatcagtcaaaattaaaaaaaaatcctcggCTAATAAATCACATAGATTCCccatagttttattttattgttttgaatttaaggagcacaattttttcctcggaCTGAAagttatatattataataatggtaaataattatatctcaATCGTTTTGTCATTATGTGCGGAGCGCCCGCCTCAAAATTTCAACACTTTAGACAAAGAGTGCCGCGATTGGCGCTGGGGCGCgagctaaaattaattctggcgTGTCTTGGTCGGAAGTGAAGGCTTCTCCGCGCCACACATTAAATCTTGCGGGCAAAATGGCTTCAAGCCACGGACAAGATGCACCTGGACCGTTAACAAGAAAGAACTTCCTTGCCGCTTATACAATTAGAATGAATCACGTGCCTTTTTAAGAGTCCCTGTTGGAAAGCTATggatttattattgtaattcttataaattatttgttgtttgtCAATCACAACTATTGAAGTCTCCGCTTTTTATGAATTGGGCCAATTTCGCGTTTTCGCTGACGAGCCGAGAtcatgttttgtttgtttgggCTTCGAAGTGGCCCCCCGATGAGCGCGCATAGGAAATACTTAAAATACTCAGCAGTGAGGCGCGTGATTGACACTGTGCGTCCACGTGTTGgttggattttatttcacaccaGACGCgtgaatttttctcacccctcgTCACCTAATGAACCGCTGGAATTTAAGGTGCTAAAAGCCAGAAGACAAAAACTTAGTTTTTACTCAGGATGGAAAgaaagcttttaattaatttttcttgactaaatttttgtacaaaacatTACATTTCATGCAGGGTTTTGTCTTTGTCATATCTACATGGTAAAGGGAATTACTGGGTTTCttgcagattatttttttgcaggacACAGATTCGAAACAGCTTTATCGGAGAGGGCTGAGAGGCTTTAtaaatgttgcaaatttttattgtcattGAACTCACCAAATGAAAGTCGttatttctataaaaacaTACCCTCAAATGGCGCGATTAATATCCGAAATTGTTGATGACACCACAAATATAAGGATACAAGAAATAATTACTTTAAGGTGTATCAAAGGAGTGCACAAAGCTGgtaaaaaccgcaaaaaatcAGTGTACTTGTACCGCTCGTTTGGGAAAATATCAAGGGCAatcacataaatttaaaattagatctCTCACGTCGTCACATCTTTCCGGTGTTGCTTTAGTCTTCAGGAACAACTTCAAAGTCGAGATTTGCCGTTCCTCGCTTTACTAAAACTTTCAATGACTGGTTGCTATCTAAACACTTGAAAATGTCCTGCACGTTTTTCACTTGTTGTC
The nucleotide sequence above comes from Cloeon dipterum chromosome X, ieCloDipt1.1, whole genome shotgun sequence. Encoded proteins:
- the LOC135946603 gene encoding uncharacterized protein LOC135946603, which translates into the protein MMQGSRNTTPRPPPRRGPGRAFSTSDGDQSPRAPSDRTVSEYMIANERLGVREPQPSTSRGGGGGYRDNNSDIYVQQGTYKSPSEFSRASYPRSEAVSVKSKISRKGGAIVETVSAPSPFCPDTRGICCLMLLLNLGIMLICLGFIIVIQFYDPLIIWILGIIFLVFGFVTLIGSLIYCVYVCRDAKDPREFDLNEFYWTNRWRAKVGSAPPSEIHYRSEQMYSDEDRSGISKFSSSRRSDRY
- the HLH54F gene encoding transcription factor 21, which codes for MPRRSRRCLSLGRAASVRFVSSSGRMPGEKPHQRNAANARERARMRVLSKAFCRLKTTLPWVPPDTKLSKLDTLRLATSYIAHLRTLVGCDGGNGVDALSSEAPHPNTLTWPYSFPRAITGSARHQDQHIQDSSYQEEDEEDDEQWSQCSSQDSSPHRANSESFLSHFTDVLMDIS